The segment GGGATTTTCTGCTTGTCGATAATCCAGACTCAGAGCTTGGGAAGCCGAATATGGTTAAGATTTCTCATCACAAGCTCCGTCGACGATTTCGTATTAGATAAAAAATACCCGTCTTCGCCGCATTTGCAATTTTGCCTCCCAACAATTAGATCAGTTGCTGAGACTTTGGGCTTTGATATACACATTTGACTTCTTTTTCCAGGATGGATTCTCCGTACGCACgtacaaatatcaaattatcaaagtgatgggatttggggatttggggTCTCCAGATTTCaatggacggatggatgtATCAGCCGACTAGGTTCGGAATCCTTTGCCGTTATTACTCGAATTATTGACCTAGATATCCACAAGCCTGCAGGAGGACAAATATCAGATCCTACTCTGTACTCTGGATCGGTACAGCCGAGGCATGTGGACTGGGATAGGTATATATTCACGTGATATTCTAGCTACGAAGTACTgtgaaaagaagagaacgAACATACATGCGTTTGGGAGAGAGTTGCTACAAGAAACATCTAATTAGATTGTGTTGGAATCTGAAAAACTACGGAATATCACTATTTACTTAAAGTATATCAAACTCTAGATGTGAAGGTTGGTAAGTGATGTGTCCGACAGATCAGGAAGATACTCGACCTCAAGATTGATATCTAGCGGGCTAATCCAGTTGATATGATCAAAAAAAGTCCAGCTAATCTCTTTCACACCATATTCGAATCACTGTCTATCTCATCAATACAAAACAGATCATCGAACATCAACAGATCAAGACAAATACCTAGCATCAAATCCACACACAACAGACTCCTCAAAAcactcctcttctcctctcctctccgaACGAAAGTTTTCACAAGCCCATCCAGTCTCGAAATCCAACCCTCAATCTCGACATCTAACcctcaatcccaatcccaatcctcaCTCACCAGTCCAAACCCAAACTATCAAACATCACAACCTCGCAAACTCACAATCCGCTCCATTGAAACCCAGCCATTAATCTCCATAGTCATCCAGCCATCCGCAGTGGTTACTAGAGCGATCTGCAGAATACATAAAAGTAGCCGATGAGTATATCTTCACTCAGATAGTCTCTTACTTATCGAGTCCTCGATACGTTTCTCTGCCGAATGCTGAATGCAAACATGCAAACATGCATTCTATACCTACCAGATATAAAGTAGTACAATTTATTCAAGATACAAACTAACATGAGtatagatatacatatagaGCTAGATATCTCCTCTTTCCTTACTTACTTATCCCCCTCGAGCTCAAATTCCTTCACTCCATACACACAATTCATACAACTAATCCGCAAATTCGCTACATCCCATTCCACTCCTCAGATTTTCCACTCCCTAATTCCCATTCATACCTACAACCTACAACCTACAATCTAATCCCCGTCCCAACCCTCTCACACCAAATTCCCACGTCcatttttccctttccaaaACCTCTAGCAAAACTCTCCATCCTACAAATCTTCACAGTCTTCAACCAGTTAGcgaaatacatacatacatacacatactcGAGCACGCCTCACATGCATATAGACAGTATTCCTTTTATATACTATACATCCCGGATACTCACTATCTAGcattttctccttttcacTTCAAAACGATTTTATCTACTTTACTCTAACACTGTATAATACAGCACAGTataatccaatccatcttcctcctctcctctcctctcatctcatctcatctcatttatatctatctatctaatccatccagccatccagccatccatctctctatcccttataacaaaaaaaaaaaaaaagacactCGCCAAATAAAGCTAAAACCTCTACAACCAaaattcccatcccattttaCCAAATACTTCTAATCCATCTACTCATCTACCCACCTACGACAACGAAATCAGCTCTTATACTCTtatcttccctttctcttcaacTCCAACTCTATCTTTACCtctaaattcaaatatattcatcactaactcactcactcactcacttacCTACTCACCTCACCTACCTATCCACCCACTCActtactcactcactcaatATTACTTACCCACCACTCACTCCCCAACAATAAACCAAAGCAATCCAAAaacattataatataagaaaatctcccatcccccatcccccatacctctctcctctctcctcaaaattatcccatcccatccaaacccatccaatcaaaccaaaccaaacagCACCATTTCCCCAAtctcattcttcaaaaactacaatcacaatcacaatcacaatccaaaaaaaagtgagaaaaaaaaaaaaaaaataataataataataataataataatatatatatcatcaaatAAGATTTAATTTATGATACTtattcattcttttgatttatccatctatctatctatcgattctattctattctcttctactcacctcacctcacctcacctcacccATAcctcctttttttcttttctttttttttgtattctattctatttcatcctattcaatcccatctcatcccattcatATTCCAAAACCCAACAAATTTACCATTCAGTCCCtacatcttctcttctcttctcaccCCATCCCTTTCCATTCGCTTCGATTTCATCACAtctatatgatatgatatctatttatatcatatctgtacctatatctatatctatatccatatccatattattacccaaccaaccaatcaacaaaccatatcaaacatcaaatatcaaaacatttCAGTATaacacaagcacaagcacaatCACAAAAGCGCAGAAGTAGATAATAAACTTCAGTCTGGATATTCAATTAGTAATTACCAACTACCAACCCTCAACCTCTGACAACTGCCAACTGCCTCGATTTCATTTTCTATCATATTTGAATCCATTCTattcccctccttccctaCCCTCCAATGCCATTCTTTTCATAGAAATCAATGCCTATACTATTGACTATTCATCGatccactcatccatccTTCCGTCCGTCCATACGTATTGTCCCTCTGTGCACTTCTCCATAATTCCATTGCCCCTTCCCTCAATCCTCGAACTTAACATTTAACCCCCTACCTCTCTTCGCTAAGATCCATCCACATTAAATTCTTGAAGCTATCTGATTCATCCTCGCAATGATTTCTCATCCCCCTTTTAACATATATCCTAACATCCAAACTAGTAAGCAGCATTTTGCCTATAAAAATCCGCCGGATTGGACGCACCACCTGGTGGCGCACTAGGCGCATTAGCCAGCCCCTGACTTGGTCCCTGATTACTATCACTACTGTCCGGTCTTTGGTACGCCTTGTATTGCCCCTGGCTAGGCAACGTTGATCTCGCATCCCCTAACACCGGATATGGGCTCCCCTGAACTGGACTCGGCAAAGAACCAGGAGGCGCTGGTGGTTCATAAGATGGCTGAGGAGGTTGTGATGGTTGTTGAGAAGGGTTATAAGCATTATATTGATGAGGTGGTTGAGGTTGTTGAGTTGGGGCTGGCGTGGCTGAATATGGGTCTGTTTCGGCCCATGCAGTATATGGATGAgggttttgttgttgaacTGGAGAATCATAGACAGAAGTTGCAAGCTCTTGTGGATTAGAATATGTACTTTGGGGGCGATGACCAGTTTGTGGTTGTTGAGTTGGGTATTGCGTGGGAGGAGGACTGCTAGTTTCAAGTGGAGGCGGTTGTGAGCCTGATGGAATACGAGGGGTAGGATCTCTTTGAGGGTATGGCTGTTGGCTCTCTGATTGTGGGGGTTGCTGACCGGGGTATGGTAGATAACTCTCTGATTGCGGAGGTTGTTGGCTGGGATATGGTTGATGACTCTCTGACTGTGGAGGCTGTTGACCAGGATATTGTTGATGGCTCTCTGATTGTGGAGGTTGTTGACTAGGATATGGCTGGTGACTGTCTGATTGAGGAGGTTGTTGACCTGGAGCTACAACGTAAAAAGGGGCTGGTCCATTACGCTGAGGAGGATAACCGTTAGATGGAGATGGTTGCGGCTGATATGGTGGTTCTGCATAGAATtagtatatcaatatttattaatatttgagcTCACTCACCTGACTGAGATGGTGTATAATATCTCTGGGGCTCTTGTTGTGGTCTTGCGGCTTGAGGAGGGTACCCATAACTCTGTGGACCTTGAGGTACTTGCCCAGGACGACCATACTGATAAGGTTGTGCCTGTGTCATGGAAGCATCAAGTAAGCTTTCATAATCACGACATGATTTAATGAATCTCTCATTGAGTTGTGTGAAATCGTCTAATGTATGTTAGTGAGCTGATCATGAGCTGTATTGTTTGACGAATATGCTACTCTTACCTTTTCTTTGAGAGTACTTTCCAATAAGCTCAATAAGCTTTGGCCTAATTGCGAGAGTAGAATGGTAAAGTTTCTAAGTATGTCAGCAAATGGCTCGAAAATACGGATATTGAAAACCTACTGTAATCTCCTCATTATCACGGGCATCTaattgagatgatgaagtaCTCAATAATGTAAGTAACTTCTCGACATTCTTGATTTCCGCAAAAACCTCGGCCTCCATTTGCGCTTCTCTTTGAAGTTCTTCTGGCGTGGGATCGACCAATTTCTCGACATAATTCAATGGGAAAATACCCGTCTTTCCTCGTAAAGAGCCCCTCCACCAATCCTTGTATACTGATCCTACAACTGTAATGATGTCACCCTTTCGAAACTGTAACTCGTCTGCATCTGTAGGTTGAAAATTATGAAGTGCCCTAACTCTCGAGACAGTAGCCGCGGTAGTCCCAGATGGTACTTGCTGTGGCTGTGCAGCTTGTTGCGATTGTGCCGGACCTGCGGATGAACTGGATGGTTGTGCAGGTTTTGGCTGACTACTTTTATCTTGAATGGATAATTTTAAGGCCATCTGtaattcatcttcttccttctgACGATCCAAATCCGTAAGTCGATTCTTTGATGGGGCAGAAGGTGGGTGTAAGTTGGGATTCTGGCTCTTCAAGCGTTGGTACTGATCACTCATAATCCCCAAATCAGGGTCTTTAAACATTTCTGCCCATTCCGCCATTCGTTCCAGAATCTTTGCCTTGACTTGTTGATGTGTGTTTCTATCGTTCGCCAGTCTCAATAGTGCATCCGTGAATGCTCTCGAGGCCAGCTCTCTATGCATTTTCGCTCCGCAATTTTGACTCAAAGCATTGGCAAGCTATATGATTAAACGTCAGATCTGTTGAAAGCTATCCCGACTCACGCGATGACGAACCTCCAAAGTATATAATTGTACGTTGGCATTTCGATGCGCCAACCTCTTTATCATGCTTGCAACGGCATCTTTGGCACCACTATCTTCACCGGTTACTTTGTCGCAAACATCCATAATGTATTCCCAGTTTTCCGAAGTGAGGTTCTCGTCGGTCGCCTTGGCTATAGCATCCATAAATTAGCACCATGCTCAAGGCTTCATTCGAGGCAACTGGGGATTCGAGTGAAATCACAAGCTGTGACTTACCGACGACCTCGTCAAAGGCATTTTGTTGCGCGCGAAACATTGTATACGAATTCCTATATTACTTGAATGTTTCAAGAAATAGTAAATGTCGTGGGAATTTGGTGGTTATGAAGGTGTAGGTAATAAGCAAGAGTTGTAGATGGTTTGTTCCTAGATGACCGCGCCCCGCTAAATATACAAGTGCTGTGGTAGCGTATCACGAGCATATCAACGTCACTGGAAGCTTTCCGACGCCGCACAAGGCATAAGGCATCAAACCAGAATCCGATGTATTGGAGAATGCGATgctaaaaatagaaattgtGATTTTAACTTCAATGTTGGTATAACCCAAGGAAACAATGCAATCTTTCGATCAAGTGGAAGTTTGATGCTGTAACATCGAGCCGGACATATTCAACTCATGGTTTGATCACAGTATGCATATGCATTTGCTCAACGTTCAACGTAAATATACATTCAAAGAATAGAGTATTCAAAGTTTTGGATCAGCATCCAAGCTCTGGATATTGAAGCCGGACCTAATCTACTTGCTTTCATAGAGGCAAGAGCTAATTTCTTGTTGTACATATAAACAATTGCACACTTACTGTCTGTAAGTGTAGCAGATTGTGACATAAAAAAAAGGGGTTGAAGAATCCCATGTCAAGGGAAACCGCAACAGACAACCCGGCGCTATGCTTCCAATCAATTAGTTTCCTTCCCAATACCACAATCATCCATCCAGATACGAAACAGCGCCTGTACTCCATCGTTATATGCATAAAAGGAGACCCCCGAGATAATTTTTGCTACAACAAGAGAGCTTACTTGTGCTACCACATCTCACCGTCGTCGGCTGCTTGATCATGTGATTGTGTTCGCCCATAATCGTAGTACTTCTGATTCTGATCATTATAACCATTCTCACTATTGTTTTGACCGGTGCGAGATTGTGGACGATTGTGGTTCTGCTCGGACTCGCCACCTTGATGATCgtaatcatatatttgaGAGTCGTCAACATAATTAACAGCTTCACCAGAATGGTTGGGATTTTGGGATTGCTCAGCGTATTGAGTGATGCCCTATAAAGTGTCAGTTTAATATATCCTCAAGTTCctaaaattgataaaattataCCTGGTGGTAATCGTAACGATATTGGTCACCCtcttgttgttgctgctgctgctgctgctgctgctgttgttgtcTCAACTGTTCTTGTTGCTCTAGATATTTTTGTTCTTGCTCCTTCTGCTTTCTCTCCGCCTCTGCCTTCTTCTGTTGTACAGATTGAGGTACTTGCATATGTGGATGCATTTGTTGAACCTTGGCCAAATACGAATACATGAAGTTGCTAAGCAGAACCTGACTGTATAATGCCCGTTTAGGGTTAGCCAATTTGATGTGAGCCATGCGATAAATTGCCCTTTCTTCcattattgaaaatcttgTCCAGTTGTAATCAATGTCTGGCTTCAAGATACGCTGCGGTGGTTCCGGCGAAATAGTGCGAAGTGAACTTCCTTTTTTGCCTCCTGAATCTCGATcggctttcttctttccaccaccaaaaagGGACGAGAAGATGCCgtccttctcctttttaGGCTCTCCGCCAGCTTTACGactactttctttcttccgtTCATTTTCGAGTTTATTATCAACATTATCTCTCTCGACTAAGAAACTTTCCCGGCCTCTCGTAGTTGTCTCCATGGTGGATTGCAAAACATCCAATCGAGCATTATCATGCACTTTCTCCGATGAAACCTTGGCTTTATTCttatcatctttcttcttgtcCTTCTTGTCCTTTTCATCACTCCCTTTAAACCAACCCCAACTAGTCTTCCGAGGCCCGGAgttttcctcctctctctcctttttACCTTTCTTGTCGGTCTTCTTATCATCAAAGGTTGGAATGTGAGTGAGCGTATCCGTTCTCAAAGAGTTCACCGGAAGCGAAGAAGATTGCTGATGTTGAGGCATTTCGTTTGCTGTTGATGTCTTTGGGAGACTGGCACCACCGGAAGAACCTTGACGCTCCAATACCGGACGTTTGGCTGATCTCGCTGGAGGTTCTGGAATAGACTGAGGAGCCGCTTGGGGAGCTGCTTGAGGAGCCTCTTGAGGAGCCGCTTGAGGAATTGCTGGCGAAGCGTGCTGTTTCGGTGAAACTGGCGTAGTCTGTGAAGATGTTCTTTCGGGGTACTGGAGAGTTTGCTTGCCCACTTGTGGCTCTGGAGTTTCTTCTACCGGAGGTGGTGTCTCTACTATACGTGGGACTGGCGAATCCGTTCGAGGATGACTAGTACTCCTTGATCGAGTTGCATCTTGAGCAGGGGAGGGAGGCTGTTGACTGGCGTTGGGTAATATCTCTGCAGGTAATGTTGAAGCTGGAGAATCAGATCGTGTAGGCACTTCGTTGGCAACGTTTCCCGGAATTGGAGGAACCGGTGGAACCTGCTCGATGTTCTGCATACGCCGTGCACTTCTGTTGGGTCTCGAAAAATTATCCGTGTTACCTGAAGGCTCCGATTGGGTGTGTGTAAGAGGGTAGCCTGCAGATGGACGCCCATCAATCGGCGAAGCCGTTGGTGAATCTCCTCCGTCCGTATCAGCTCGAATAGAGCCAGCcctttttgaaaatggaaCTCGCTCTCCCTTTCTCAAGCTTCCCCTCCTGTATGTCGTGTGTGTGGACCTCCTTAGACCAATCCCGGGCGCTTGGGGTAAGATAGGTAAATCTTCACCTTGAACACCTTCACCTCTTCCCGTATCGAGATTCAATTTCTGCATTGCTTTTGAAGGATCCTTTACCAGCTCGTCCAATTCCTGAAGATCCGAGATTCTGATATCGGGCGTGTGATGTGACGATAAAGACTTTTTCCTCTCTAAGTGTTCCGCCCCATCTTGGTACCCTATAGCTCCCTTACCACCCGAATTATCAATCTGCCTTGACAACATAgatttcttcctcctcaatccTGCCCCCGACCCACTCTGATCGACTCCATTAGCCGTTAATGAAGTTTGATCACCAGATCGTctttttattgattgaacACGGTTCTCCAGAAAGGTTTTGAATTCCATGGGTGCCAGCTCGGGGTGGACTCTGGCAGGTACCCAAAAAAGTCGCGATGGATCGTCCTCGTTGTCGTTTCCTGTTGGAGCTGCTGTGGGCATTGAAGACACGCCTTGGAACGACGGCAGATCCGGATCACTGGTATTGCCCACATCCATAGACATTCGCCGTAACGCTTGCAAATTACTTAGCTCTTGTGCGACAGCAGCTGGCCCGGATTCATAGTCGATATCGTTCAGCGGGAACTCCGCATTTGCAGTACCTCCTGCATTAGGATCACGTAAGGACAAAGATGGCGATATTGgacctccatctccaaatgtTGGACTCCTGGGACTTTGCATGATTGCTGGTGATGTATGCGCTTTGTGGTTTCCATTTGCTAAGGGTACTGGTCTGGGTCTAATGCTGCTGTTTGTGTCGTAAAATGAATTCGTTATTTCTTCGATAGACTCACTGGAAGAGGAGGGCATAAAGCTTAGAGGTCGTGAATCTTGTTTTGAATAGTCATCATCCCCATACATGTCCCCAATAGCCTCCGTTACATGATGGTTTGGATCGTTGATAGAAATTCGTGGATCCCGTCTAGGTGCAAAACTCCCCCCAAGTTGTTCTCGAGGTCTCGAAGAGGTCtattgaagaggaaagaggttAGTAAAGTTTATTGAAACAGGTTTCAAATAAGAGAGATATCTTTGCAGAAAGTATTATGCGAAAGGATCGAGGTCTAGCAAGGAAAGAGAGTGTAGCCGGAATGAATCaagagagagtgagagagtgagagggAGAGGCCCGACTCGAATGTCCAACAGACAAGCAGACAAGCATGAGGAGTGGTTGG is part of the Botrytis cinerea B05.10 chromosome 13, complete sequence genome and harbors:
- the Bchse1 gene encoding Bchse1, giving the protein MFRAQQNAFDEVVAKATDENLTSENWEYIMDVCDKVTGEDSGAKDAVASMIKRLAHRNANVQLYTLELANALSQNCGAKMHRELASRAFTDALLRLANDRNTHQQVKAKILERMAEWAEMFKDPDLGIMSDQYQRLKSQNPNLHPPSAPSKNRLTDLDRQKEEDELQMALKLSIQDKSSQPKPAQPSSSSAGPAQSQQAAQPQQVPSGTTAATVSRVRALHNFQPTDADELQFRKGDIITVVGSVYKDWWRGSLRGKTGIFPLNYVEKLVDPTPEELQREAQMEAEVFAEIKNVEKLLTLLSTSSSQLDARDNEEITKLYHSTLAIRPKLIELIGKYSQRKDDFTQLNERFIKSCRDYESLLDASMTQAQPYQYGRPGQVPQGPQSYGYPPQAARPQQEPQRYYTPSQSEPPYQPQPSPSNGYPPQRNGPAPFYVVAPGQQPPQSDSHQPYPSQQPPQSESHQQYPGQQPPQSESHQPYPSQQPPQSESYLPYPGQQPPQSESQQPYPQRDPTPRIPSGSQPPPLETSSPPPTQYPTQQPQTGHRPQSTYSNPQELATSVYDSPVQQQNPHPYTAWAETDPYSATPAPTQQPQPPHQYNAYNPSQQPSQPPQPSYEPPAPPGSLPSPVQGSPYPVLGDARSTLPSQGQYKAYQRPDSSDSNQGPSQGLANAPSAPPGGASNPADFYRQNAAY